One part of the Mesorhizobium sp. M4B.F.Ca.ET.058.02.1.1 genome encodes these proteins:
- a CDS encoding DUF721 domain-containing protein, which produces MAGKKPYGNPVPVSDLATEILDPVLKKRAGISIGLVQSWEEIAGPRLAGRSRPEKIQWPRRLHEDDPFEPAVLVIACEGMAALHLQHEAGEIINRVNSFLGFSAIGRIKIVQKPVLSGKARPKPAPRPLNDAEKAKLSRTVGKIEDDGLRASLERLGATILGQKRP; this is translated from the coding sequence ATGGCAGGGAAAAAGCCCTACGGCAATCCCGTCCCGGTGAGCGATCTCGCAACCGAGATCCTCGATCCGGTGTTGAAGAAGCGCGCAGGCATCTCGATCGGGCTGGTGCAGTCCTGGGAGGAGATCGCCGGACCCCGGCTAGCCGGGCGCTCGCGCCCGGAAAAGATCCAGTGGCCGCGTCGCTTGCATGAGGACGACCCGTTCGAACCTGCGGTGCTGGTGATCGCCTGCGAAGGCATGGCGGCGCTCCACCTGCAGCATGAAGCCGGGGAAATCATCAATCGCGTCAATTCCTTCCTCGGCTTTAGCGCTATTGGCCGCATCAAGATCGTGCAAAAGCCGGTGCTGTCCGGAAAGGCCCGCCCGAAACCGGCGCCGAGACCGCTCAACGACGCGGAGAAGGCGAAGCTTTCGCGAACCGTCGGCAAGATCGAGGACGATGGCTTGCGCGCCTCATTGGAGCGGCT
- the mutY gene encoding A/G-specific adenine glycosylase, protein MAPHDQTRKAASGESSEALSGGVASRLLAWYDAHHRDLPWRVAPGALAGGARPDPYRVWLSEVMLQQTTVEAVKAYFRAFLEKWPDVGTLAAAPVEDVMKAWAGLGYYSRARNLKACADLVAGRGGRFPDTEAGLRELPGIGAYTAAAIAAIAFDRPAAVVDGNVERVVSRLNSIATPLSEAKPEIRALVEQMVPARRPGDFAQAMMDLGATLCTPRRPRCMLCPLREDCSAILSGDPERFPVRLPKDDKPLRRGAAFVAERNDGAILLRKRPEKGLLGGMTEVPTTSWSARVDGATTEAAAPLPADWRHAGRIAHVFTHFALELEVFHAHIKGDAPDGHFWSLAHEISGEALPTVMKRVIEAAIPGATRRQRPQ, encoded by the coding sequence ATGGCACCGCACGACCAGACCCGCAAGGCCGCATCCGGCGAAAGCAGCGAAGCCCTTTCAGGCGGTGTCGCCTCCCGCCTGCTCGCCTGGTACGACGCGCATCACCGCGACCTGCCGTGGCGCGTCGCGCCCGGGGCGCTGGCCGGCGGCGCAAGGCCAGACCCATACCGCGTATGGCTCTCGGAAGTCATGTTGCAGCAGACGACTGTCGAAGCGGTCAAAGCCTATTTTCGCGCATTCCTCGAAAAATGGCCTGACGTCGGGACGCTGGCGGCGGCGCCCGTCGAGGATGTCATGAAGGCCTGGGCCGGGCTCGGCTATTATTCCCGGGCGCGCAACCTCAAGGCCTGCGCCGATCTGGTCGCCGGGCGCGGCGGCCGCTTTCCGGACACGGAGGCCGGGCTGCGTGAGCTGCCGGGGATCGGCGCCTATACGGCGGCGGCGATCGCAGCCATCGCCTTCGACCGGCCGGCGGCCGTCGTCGACGGCAATGTCGAGCGCGTCGTGTCCAGGCTCAATTCAATCGCGACGCCGCTCAGCGAGGCCAAGCCCGAGATCCGCGCGCTGGTCGAGCAGATGGTTCCGGCAAGGCGGCCCGGCGATTTCGCCCAGGCGATGATGGATCTCGGCGCCACGCTCTGCACGCCACGGCGGCCGCGCTGCATGCTGTGCCCGCTGCGCGAGGATTGCAGCGCCATCCTCTCAGGCGATCCCGAGCGTTTCCCGGTCCGCCTGCCCAAGGACGACAAGCCGCTCAGGCGCGGCGCGGCGTTCGTGGCCGAGCGCAATGATGGCGCCATCCTCCTGCGCAAGCGCCCGGAAAAGGGCCTGCTCGGCGGCATGACAGAGGTACCGACGACGTCGTGGAGCGCAAGGGTGGACGGCGCGACCACGGAAGCCGCGGCGCCCTTGCCTGCCGACTGGCGGCACGCCGGACGGATCGCCCATGTCTTCACCCATTTCGCGCTCGAACTCGAAGTCTTTCATGCCCACATCAAAGGCGATGCGCCGGATGGGCATTTCTGGTCGCTGGCCCATGAAATTTCCGGGGAAGCGCTGCCCACCGTCATGAAAAGGGTAATCGAAGCGGCGATACCGGGCGCGACCAGAAGACAGCGCCCGCAGTGA
- a CDS encoding HAD family phosphatase, with amino-acid sequence MTEIRHIVFDIGKVLIHYDPDIPFSRLIPDAGERKWFFDNVCTHDWNLEQDRGRSWDEAEALLIAEYPSHAENIRNFRRHWHEMVPHAYDDSVAIMIGLIETGHDVTMLTNFASDTLAEARQRFDFLNRPRGVTVSADIRQIKPDRAIYDHHVAAFGLEPSATLFIDDSQKNVDGAKAAGWQSVLFTDAETLKTDLERYGIKA; translated from the coding sequence ATGACCGAAATCCGCCACATCGTGTTCGACATCGGCAAGGTGCTGATCCACTACGATCCGGATATCCCGTTCAGCCGCCTTATTCCGGATGCCGGGGAGCGGAAATGGTTCTTCGACAATGTCTGCACGCATGACTGGAACCTCGAGCAGGACCGCGGGCGGAGTTGGGATGAGGCCGAGGCGCTGCTGATCGCCGAGTACCCGAGCCATGCGGAGAATATACGCAATTTCCGCCGGCATTGGCACGAGATGGTGCCGCATGCCTATGACGACAGCGTCGCCATCATGATCGGCCTGATCGAGACCGGCCACGATGTGACGATGCTGACCAACTTTGCCTCGGACACGCTTGCCGAAGCCCGCCAGCGTTTCGACTTCCTCAACCGTCCGCGCGGCGTGACCGTTTCGGCCGACATCCGCCAGATCAAGCCGGATCGCGCCATCTACGATCATCATGTCGCCGCGTTCGGCCTCGAACCGTCCGCGACGTTGTTCATCGACGACAGCCAGAAGAATGTCGACGGCGCCAAGGCGGCCGGCTGGCAGTCTGTGCTGTTCACCGACGCCGAAACGCTCAAGACAGACCTCGAGCGTTACGGGATCAAGGCCTGA